The proteins below come from a single Candidatus Tanganyikabacteria bacterium genomic window:
- a CDS encoding sugar ABC transporter substrate-binding protein translates to MLLSPRKSLLALSAALAVLAGCAGPARQGLAFSTWGSIDEMDILKPILAEFTRRTEIPVELQHFPKDYAHKLRMVVAAARVPDVMFISNEALPGFADRGVFRDLGPLLEEDPDLGASDFYPQVMKAMSWKGKLYGIPRDLSNLVVFYNKDLFDAAGVRYPEAGWTFADLLRIAPRLTRPGEQWAIGFQPQPLVWTPYVWSHGGDIMDESMSRCTLADPPALQGLNFYVDLRNKHHYAPTDKESGNARMTQLFAQGKLAMFVYGRWAVPGYRKKLTFDWDVAPFPRGPAGSIVDTDSSGWGIAKDSPKQEEAWKLVKFLASRWSIEQFTKSGLIVPSRPDVANSPAFLAGKPASSQVFLDVIETGRPQRVPMAYDEITWELIDNLAPAWTGEEPVDKAVKPLCERITALLRES, encoded by the coding sequence ATGCTGCTCAGTCCCCGCAAGTCGCTGCTGGCACTCTCGGCCGCCCTCGCCGTCCTGGCGGGCTGCGCCGGGCCGGCGCGGCAGGGCCTGGCGTTCAGCACCTGGGGCTCCATCGACGAGATGGACATCCTGAAGCCCATTCTCGCCGAGTTCACGCGCCGCACCGAGATCCCGGTGGAGCTGCAGCACTTCCCCAAGGACTACGCTCACAAGCTGCGGATGGTGGTGGCGGCCGCCCGTGTCCCCGACGTCATGTTCATCTCCAACGAGGCGCTGCCGGGTTTTGCCGACCGCGGCGTCTTCCGGGATCTCGGCCCCCTGCTGGAGGAGGACCCGGACCTCGGGGCGAGCGACTTCTATCCGCAGGTCATGAAGGCCATGTCGTGGAAGGGCAAGCTGTACGGCATCCCCCGGGACCTGTCCAACCTGGTCGTGTTCTACAACAAGGATCTCTTCGACGCGGCCGGCGTGCGCTACCCCGAGGCCGGCTGGACCTTCGCCGATCTGCTGCGCATCGCGCCCAGGCTGACCAGGCCCGGCGAGCAGTGGGCTATTGGCTTCCAGCCCCAGCCCCTGGTCTGGACGCCTTACGTCTGGTCGCACGGCGGCGACATCATGGACGAGTCCATGTCCCGCTGCACGCTCGCCGACCCGCCGGCCTTGCAGGGCCTGAACTTCTACGTGGACCTGCGCAACAAGCACCACTACGCGCCCACCGACAAGGAGTCGGGCAACGCCCGCATGACGCAACTCTTCGCCCAGGGGAAGCTGGCGATGTTCGTCTACGGCCGGTGGGCCGTGCCGGGGTACCGCAAGAAGCTGACCTTCGACTGGGACGTCGCGCCCTTCCCCCGCGGGCCGGCCGGCTCCATCGTGGATACCGATTCGAGCGGCTGGGGCATCGCCAAGGATTCGCCGAAGCAGGAAGAAGCCTGGAAGCTGGTCAAGTTCCTGGCCAGCCGCTGGAGCATCGAGCAGTTCACGAAATCCGGCCTCATCGTGCCGTCGCGGCCCGACGTGGCCAATTCGCCGGCCTTCCTCGCGGGCAAGCCCGCCAGTTCCCAGGTCTTCCTGGATGTGATCGAAACCGGCCGGCCGCAACGCGTGCCGATGGCCTACGACGAGATCACGTGGGAACTGATCGACAACCTGGCCCCGGCCTGGACCGGCGAGGAGCCAGTGGACAAGGCCGTCAAGCCGCTGTGCGAGCG
- a CDS encoding GNAT family N-acetyltransferase: MPHSTVGTGPLARLWNRAAAAHPLTHDLVSEVTRRDLSFREEDLLLAYEGGDLAGFAVAKRLRRPALGCERYRDVGYISLLAVAPGFQRRGIGRRLVARAEDYLRADGAARIVVGGSFHHALAGIPRGLPGAAEFFAGCGYDLDPRTVWDVARDVRHFEVPPRVGEDLAAARVEGRIVGTRWGSSFEPEDTAALLEFLAAEFPGRWFRDVGAALGRPDALALVVTLFSGLRAVAFAQIHLPGSPGSLRWQGFDPDVAAIGPVGVAKDWQGRGLGLAVVALAADHLKRTGARRVVIDWTDLVDFYGRLGFEPWLSYDLASRTL; this comes from the coding sequence GTGCCTCACTCGACCGTCGGAACGGGCCCCCTGGCCAGGCTCTGGAACCGGGCCGCGGCGGCACATCCGCTGACGCACGATCTGGTCTCCGAGGTCACGCGGCGCGATCTGTCGTTCCGCGAGGAGGATCTGCTCCTCGCGTACGAGGGCGGGGACCTTGCCGGGTTCGCCGTCGCCAAGCGCCTCCGGCGGCCGGCGCTGGGCTGCGAGCGATACCGGGACGTCGGCTACATCTCGCTGCTCGCCGTCGCTCCCGGCTTCCAGCGGCGGGGAATCGGCCGGCGCCTGGTCGCCCGCGCCGAGGACTACCTGCGAGCCGACGGCGCCGCGCGAATCGTGGTGGGTGGCTCGTTCCACCATGCCCTCGCCGGCATCCCGCGGGGACTTCCGGGCGCGGCGGAGTTCTTCGCGGGGTGCGGCTACGACCTCGATCCTCGCACGGTCTGGGACGTGGCGCGCGACGTGCGGCACTTCGAGGTGCCGCCGCGCGTCGGCGAGGATCTGGCCGCCGCGCGGGTCGAGGGCCGGATCGTGGGGACGCGCTGGGGCTCGTCGTTCGAACCCGAGGATACGGCGGCTCTGCTCGAATTCCTCGCCGCCGAGTTCCCGGGACGGTGGTTCCGCGACGTGGGCGCAGCCCTGGGGCGGCCCGACGCCCTCGCCCTCGTGGTGACGCTGTTCTCGGGCTTACGCGCGGTGGCGTTCGCCCAGATCCACCTCCCCGGGTCGCCAGGGTCGTTGCGGTGGCAAGGCTTCGACCCTGACGTGGCGGCGATCGGGCCCGTGGGCGTGGCGAAGGACTGGCAGGGCCGCGGCCTCGGCCTGGCGGTGGTCGCCCTGGCGGCCGACCACCTCAAGCGGACGGGGGCGCGCCGGGTGGTCATCGACTGGACCGATCTGGTCGACTTCTACGGTCGCCTGGGTTTCGAACCGTGGCTGAGTTACGACCTGGCGTCCAGGACGCTGTAG
- a CDS encoding phosphotransferase, producing MAELRPGVQDAVAPAVATRVLASWPDLGEPRAIVRNGMSANSLACLVECAGGRFALKGTRPGRKAAGWLTREHEAMRVAAAAGLPVPAPLASAAGTTVVAQDGVEWAVYPEAAGVDRYGEASVFAPFDTDAEAFSAGAMLARLHLALADLAWPARPFVGPVAQCDLAFSPDLHRDFRELCRAAAGGTPALPGQAGGLPGAGGTADSAARMAQRLSAAGTEACATDTAGGAGLRAGRDAGEKSCKRRQEVLGAGEGIPGLAGELPGVTEALRMFDALRPGTAAILPAPRVIHGDWIKRNLFFAGDQVAAILDFDLCNRGYRVFDLALAVSALAYPWPLLAGGGAPHAAQGERLVEGYESVRPLDAAERALLPALLPVCRFEYHLSLALSALAAGDPAQARWFWEGQIASLRWWYDRRANA from the coding sequence GTGGCTGAGTTACGACCTGGCGTCCAGGACGCTGTAGCGCCCGCGGTCGCGACGCGGGTCCTGGCGTCGTGGCCCGACCTGGGCGAGCCGCGCGCCATCGTGCGCAACGGCATGTCGGCCAACAGCCTGGCCTGCCTGGTGGAGTGCGCGGGCGGCCGCTTCGCCCTCAAGGGCACGCGGCCGGGGCGGAAGGCCGCCGGGTGGCTAACGCGCGAGCACGAGGCGATGCGGGTCGCGGCGGCTGCCGGCCTGCCCGTCCCGGCGCCGCTCGCCTCCGCGGCCGGCACGACCGTGGTGGCCCAGGACGGCGTGGAATGGGCGGTGTACCCCGAGGCGGCCGGCGTCGACCGCTACGGCGAGGCGTCGGTCTTCGCCCCGTTCGACACTGACGCCGAGGCGTTCTCGGCGGGCGCCATGCTGGCGCGGCTGCACCTGGCGCTCGCGGATCTCGCCTGGCCGGCGCGGCCGTTCGTGGGGCCGGTTGCGCAGTGCGACCTGGCGTTCTCTCCGGACCTTCACCGGGACTTCCGGGAACTGTGCCGCGCGGCGGCCGGCGGGACGCCGGCGCTACCGGGGCAGGCCGGGGGGCTTCCCGGGGCCGGCGGGACGGCAGATAGTGCGGCTCGAATGGCCCAGCGCCTCTCGGCCGCAGGCACGGAGGCCTGCGCCACCGATACAGCGGGTGGGGCCGGCCTCCGTGCCGGCCGCGACGCCGGAGAGAAGTCATGCAAGCGGCGCCAAGAGGTCCTGGGGGCCGGAGAAGGGATTCCCGGGCTTGCTGGCGAGCTTCCCGGCGTGACCGAGGCGCTGCGCATGTTCGACGCCCTGCGGCCCGGCACCGCCGCCATCCTGCCGGCCCCGCGCGTGATCCACGGCGACTGGATCAAGCGCAATCTGTTCTTCGCGGGCGACCAGGTGGCGGCGATCCTCGACTTCGACCTGTGCAACCGCGGCTACCGGGTGTTCGACCTGGCGCTCGCCGTCTCCGCGCTGGCCTACCCCTGGCCGCTGCTTGCCGGCGGTGGCGCGCCGCACGCCGCCCAGGGCGAGCGCCTCGTGGAAGGGTACGAGTCCGTGCGGCCGCTGGACGCAGCCGAAAGGGCGCTGTTGCCGGCCTTGCTCCCGGTCTGCCGCTTCGAGTACCACCTGTCGCTCGCCCTGTCCGCCCTCGCCGCGGGCGATCCGGCCCAGGCGCGGTGGTTCTGGGAGGGGCAGATCGCGTCGCTCCGCTGGTGGTATGATCGCAGGGCGAATGCCTGA
- a CDS encoding pseudouridine synthase: MVIALNKPYGVLSKFTDAEGRPTLADLVRVPGVYPVGRLDMDSEGLLLLTDDARLSRRLTDPRFEHPRTYWVQVEREPGPDALAALRGGVAIQGRLTAPAGVRVIPEPSLWERPVPVRFRKTVPTCWLEIVLREGRNRQLRRMGAAVGHPVLRVVRVAVGGLLLGDLAPGAWRRLGRADLANLASDLR, encoded by the coding sequence ATGGTCATCGCGCTCAACAAGCCCTACGGCGTCCTCTCCAAGTTCACCGACGCGGAAGGTCGCCCGACCCTTGCCGACCTGGTCCGGGTGCCGGGCGTCTACCCGGTCGGCCGCCTGGACATGGACTCCGAGGGCCTGCTCCTGCTGACCGACGACGCCCGGTTGAGCCGGCGCCTCACCGATCCGCGGTTCGAGCACCCCAGGACCTACTGGGTGCAGGTGGAGCGCGAACCGGGGCCGGACGCCCTGGCGGCCTTGCGAGGCGGAGTGGCGATCCAGGGGCGCCTCACCGCGCCGGCGGGCGTGCGCGTGATCCCCGAGCCGTCGCTCTGGGAGCGGCCGGTGCCCGTGCGGTTCCGCAAGACCGTGCCGACGTGCTGGCTGGAGATCGTGCTGCGCGAGGGCCGCAACCGGCAACTCCGGAGGATGGGCGCCGCCGTGGGCCACCCGGTGCTGCGCGTGGTGCGGGTGGCAGTCGGCGGGCTGCTCCTGGGCGATCTGGCGCCGGGCGCCTGGCGCCGGCTGGGCAGGGCGGACCTGGCGAACCTGGCGTCGGACCTGCGATAG
- a CDS encoding TIGR04552 family protein: MSDMKLVTGSLDFEWEILSSIVAGGSAIDLGRLAFTSETEAEDFLAAYGFDPRDEDGQREIAKILPLALRFLEEELLPVGPLTEVPPDLPHDPVKLLIIASQVDHPLRDWACSMLRVCHVVSHGLYLPGRERVAEACAQVERRIRKHLKIRGGRQYLGDIPLARLTFKTEKPWNSLLLKLLCKKDSVAEEIYDQVGCRIVTHSKFDALRVVRYLRQNNVFAYPNIKPSRSHNTLIDLADFRRFLREAWTDLEMGRLSPDEFEETVAGYDSEPAVPEDAAPRNPYSDEQYKSLQFTARILIVQKSSAGVVDRYFFPFEVQIMDYPAFERNMFGKSNHKDYRERQRSDARKRVFPWLRQGKPQAAGKARERRLDPDQEPETAGR; encoded by the coding sequence GTGTCCGACATGAAGCTCGTGACCGGATCGCTCGACTTCGAGTGGGAGATCCTGTCGAGCATCGTCGCCGGCGGGTCGGCGATCGACCTGGGCCGGCTGGCTTTCACGTCCGAGACCGAGGCCGAGGACTTCCTGGCCGCCTACGGCTTCGACCCGCGAGACGAGGACGGCCAGCGCGAGATCGCGAAGATCCTGCCCCTGGCGCTCCGCTTCCTGGAAGAGGAACTGCTCCCGGTGGGCCCCCTGACCGAGGTGCCGCCCGACCTGCCCCACGATCCGGTCAAGCTCCTCATCATCGCGAGCCAGGTGGATCACCCGCTGCGCGACTGGGCCTGCTCGATGCTCCGGGTGTGCCACGTCGTGTCCCACGGCCTGTACCTGCCCGGCCGGGAGCGGGTCGCCGAGGCCTGTGCCCAGGTCGAGCGGCGCATCCGCAAGCACCTCAAGATCCGGGGCGGCCGCCAGTACCTTGGGGACATCCCGCTGGCGCGCCTCACGTTCAAGACAGAGAAGCCCTGGAACAGCCTGCTGCTCAAGCTCCTCTGCAAGAAAGACAGCGTGGCCGAGGAGATCTACGACCAGGTCGGCTGCCGCATCGTCACGCACTCCAAGTTCGACGCCCTGCGCGTGGTGCGCTACCTGCGCCAGAACAATGTCTTCGCCTACCCCAACATCAAGCCCAGCCGCAGCCACAACACGCTCATCGACCTGGCGGATTTCCGGCGCTTCCTGCGCGAGGCCTGGACCGACCTGGAGATGGGGCGCCTGTCCCCCGACGAGTTCGAGGAAACGGTGGCCGGGTACGACAGCGAACCGGCGGTTCCCGAGGATGCGGCCCCCCGCAACCCCTACTCGGACGAGCAGTACAAGTCGCTGCAATTCACGGCCCGCATCCTGATCGTGCAGAAATCCTCGGCGGGCGTGGTGGACCGCTACTTCTTCCCCTTCGAAGTGCAGATCATGGACTACCCGGCCTTCGAGCGAAACATGTTCGGCAAGTCCAACCACAAGGACTATCGCGAGCGGCAGCGATCGGACGCTCGCAAGCGCGTCTTCCCCTGGCTGCGCCAGGGCAAGCCGCAGGCCGCGGGCAAGGCGCGCGAGAGGCGCCTGGACCCGGACCAGGAGCCCGAGACGGCCGGGCGGTAG